Proteins encoded within one genomic window of Aspergillus nidulans FGSC A4 chromosome VII:
- a CDS encoding SDR family oxidoreductase (transcript_id=CADANIAT00009105): MATNGSSSSEATPVVSTLPGPDHNWQVTLAGKVIAITGANQGIGLGIAEVILANSAAHVYSLDISTPGDPFNELAQKNPKRFSFIQTDVTSEESVQAALDQIVSEQGRLDGMIANAGATKHQPALDFTMDQVKRLFELNVFGAWNCATAAAKTFIKLGIKGSIVFTASMTSYRPNRAAPSAPYGGTKAAVRNMTHTLAMEWAKHGIRVNSISPGFVKTALTYYVETSPDWDTKMKYYGGMPRLAIPQELGGAYVYLLSDTATYTTGIDIPIAGIVGAW; the protein is encoded by the exons ATGGCCACCAACGggtcctcatcgtcagaAGCGACGCCCGTCGTCAGCACGCTTCCCGGTCCTGACCATAACTGGCAGGTTACGCTTGCTGGAAAGGTCATTGCCA TCACCGGTGCAAACCAAGGCATTGGGCTCGGGATCGCAGAAGTCATTCTGGCCAACTCTGCAGCGCACGTCTACTCTCTCGACATCTCCACGCCCGGCGACCCCTTTAACGAGCTCGCGCAGAAGAACCCGAAgcgcttctccttcatccagACAGACGTGACCTCTGAAGAATCCGTCCAGGCTGCTCTCGACCAGATCGTCTCTGAACAAGGCCGGTTGGACGGGATGATTGCCAATGCCGGCGCAACAAAGCACCAGCCCGCGTTGGACTTCACCATGGATCAGGTCAAGCGCCTCTTCGAGCTCAACGTCTTCGGTGCCTGGAACTGCGCAACTGCGGCGGCGAAGACATTCATCAAACTCGGCATCAAGGGCTCAATTGTCTTTACTGCTAGCATGACATCTTACAGACCGAACCGCGCGGCGCCGAGCGCGCCATATGGAGGCACGAAAGCGGCGGTACGGAACATGACGCATACCTTGGCGATGGAGTGGGCGAAGCATGGAATCCGGGTGAACAGTATCTCGCCCGGGTTTGTGAAGACTGCATTGACGTATTATGTTGAGACAAGTCCCGACTGGGATACCAAGATGAAGTACTATGGGGGGATGCCGAGACTGGCGATTCCGCAGGAGTTGGGTGGCGCGTATGTTTACCTGCTTAGTGACACTGCGACGTATACGACGGGAATCGATATTCCAATTGCGGGGATCGTGGGGGCTTGGTAG
- a CDS encoding Zn(II)2Cys6 transcription factor (transcript_id=CADANIAT00009106), whose translation MDAPAKVVKKRIRKPRGRGLRTNTGCLTCRTRHKKCDERKPRCGPCTNSDRDCVYPGDTRQTPSDRTGLASPASNSSRIQHILCSPRSAPPGPVAPTLDYDATSGPSPETHNILDPELVALYPDTRPPDYSGSVQALPSAQNSESVTPDVNLDHASARWLNLLATDAAQAGDFSLPASTPRTRLSRGSVSHYRDNASTAPLYSPQLSERQAWQADSDIALSKHEASLFRKFAEHIALPLDLFDCHKHFSSYATRLALRNVGLMKAILALSARYSSLSPPTHDSQEPTDPNEAIQFYYETLHYVSTALQYNSYKHSEELLATAIVVSTYEMLDASEHNSNWQRHLKGVFWIQRSQDVNGASGGLRQAVWWAWLRQDLWAAFREHRRCFSFWQPIVDYPDLSEDELACRSVYLLSQAVNYCTEPPPDPEAAVDPEQIRLRTERGNELMDMLERWRSFSAGAFKAFPSPNRDEVHGWTPIWIHPPVFGVALQVYSFAKILVCLHRPVTTGFAGYRTFQKILTDAVATICGIAIELTDPSCQIMSAQCLFGAGLCVQSAPQQETIISLIQACERRTGWPMGTIQDDLRKEWAKVAEGKIS comes from the exons ATGGACGCTCCTGCAAAAGTCGTCAAGAAGCGTATCAGGAAGCCCCGCGGCCGTGGCCTTCGCACTAATACCGGCTG TCTCACGTGCCGCACCAGACACAAGAAATGTGATGAACGAA AGCCCCGATGCGGCCCGTGTACTAATTCGGACCGCGACTGCGTCTACCCCGGCGATACCCGGCAGACTCCTTCCGATAGAACTGGCCTGGCCAGTCCTGCATCCAACTCATCCCGGATACAGCATATCCTTTGCTCGCCCCGATCAGCGCCTCCTGGTCCTGTAGCACCGACGTTAGACTACGATGCCACCAGTGGCCCGAGCCCGGAAACGCACAACATCCTGGATCCCGAGCTGGTGGCCCTCTATCCGGATACCCGTCCCCCAGACTATTCTGGCTCTGTGCAGGCACTTCCATCAGCGCAGAATTCTGAGTCGGTCACGCCTGACGTCAATCTCGACCACGCGAGCGCCCGGTGGCTGAACCTGCTTGCGACCGATGCCGCCCAGGCCGGTGATTTCAGCCTGCCCGCTTCAACTCCTCGAACGCGGCTCTCGCGTGGGTCGGTCAGCCACTACCGCGACAACGCCAGCACGGCGCCGCTATATTCTCCACAGCTCTCGGAAAGACAAGCATGGCAAGCCGACTCGGATATTGCTTTAAGCAAGCACGAGGCTTCCCTCTTTAGAAAGTTTGCCGAGCACATTGCCCTCCCA CTCGACCTCTTTGACTGCCACAAACATTTCTCCAGCTATGCCACCCGGCTTGCGCTCCGAAATGTCGGGCTCATGAAAGCCATCCTCGCTCTCTCGGCCCGCTACTCTTCACTATCGCCGCCTACTCATGATAGCCAGGAACCCACTGATCCAAACGAAGCCATCCAATTCTACTACGAAACCCTGCACTATGTCTCCACCGCGCTCCAATACAACTCCTACAAGCACAGCGAAGAGCTCCTCGCGACGGCTATCGTGGTGAGCACGTACGAAATGCTCGACGCGAGCGAACACAATTCCAATTGGCAACGGCACCTCAAAGGCGTTTTCTGGATCCAACGGTCCCAAGACGTCAATGGTGCGTCCGGGGGCCTCCGGCAGGCCGTCTGGTGGGCCTGGCTAAGGCAGGATCTCTGGGCAGCTTTCCGCGAGCACCGCCGCTGTTTTAGTTTCTGGCAGCCCATCGTCGACTATCCGGATCTAAGCGAGGATGAACTCGCCTGTCGGTCTGTTTATCTTCTCAGCCAGGCCGTCAACTACTGCACTGAGCCTCCACCGGATCCCGAAGCGGCCGTGGACCCCGAGCAGATTCGGCTGCGGACGGAGCGCGGGAACGAACTGATGGACATGCTGGAGCGTTGGCGCAGTTTTTCGGCCGGCGCCTTCAAGGCCTTTCCAAGTCCGAATCGTGACGAGGTGCATGGATGGACGCCTATCTGGATCCATCCGCCCGTGTTTGGGGTCGCATTACAAGTATACAGCTTCGCGAAAATCCTCGTCTGCCTCCATCGGCCGGTGACGACTGGCTTCGCGGGATACCGTACATTTCAG AAAATACTGACCGACGCTGTGGCTACGATCTGCGGCATCGCCATAGAGCTCACCGACCCAAGCTGTCAGATCATGTCGGCGCAGTGCTTATTTGGCGCCGGGCTGTGTGTTCAGAGCGCGCCGCAGCAGGAAACCATCATTTCGTTAATCCAGGCGTGTGAGAGGCGCACGGGGTGGCCGATGGGTACGATACAGGATGATTTGCGCAAGGAGTGGGCGAAAGTTGCTGAGGGGAAGATTTCATGA